In Oryza brachyantha chromosome 2, ObraRS2, whole genome shotgun sequence, a single window of DNA contains:
- the LOC102720678 gene encoding acetylornithine deacetylase, producing the protein MASPVPPPQQLRDAVGGLDRDPFVALLGKLIGETRRLQNDPPAHVPQEDLVAQHVVDAFLPVSTETGGGPLVVRKVSYAEGRSNVIVEYPGTVPDRVVSFVGMHMDVVPANPDEWDFDPFSLTFDSEDKDKLRGRGTTDCLGHVALVAQLMRRLGEVKPVLKHSVIAVFIANEENSLITGIGVDGLVKDGLLDKLKNGPLFWIDTADKQPCIGTGGAITWHLKAIGKLFHSGLAHKAINSMELNMEALKEIQTMFYNDFPAHEKEKVYKFATPSTIKPTKWSYPGGGLNQIPGECTISGDIRLTPFYSTKSVMKKLREYVDDINENLETKLQPRGPVSKYVLPDENLRGRLEITIDEDVMNGVACNLESRGFHALCKATEEVVGHVEPYSITGSLPLIRELQDEGFDVQTAGYGLLKTYHAKNEYCLFSDMAQGFQVFLSIISQLEVEV; encoded by the exons ATGGcgtcgccggtgccgccgccgcagcagctgAGGGACGCCGTGGGCGGCCTCGACCGGGACCCCTTCGTCGCCCTCCTCGGGAAGCTCATCGGCGAGACCCGCCGCCTGCAGAACGACCCGCCGGCCCACGTCCCCCAGGAGGACCTCGTCGCGCAGCACGTGGTCGACGCGTTCCTCCCGGTGTCCACGGAAACCGGGGGCGGCCCGCTGGTCGTGCGGAAGGTGAGCTACGCCGAAGGCCGGAGCAACGTCATCGTCGAGTACCCCGGCACCGTCCCCGACCGCGTCGTCTCCTTCGTCGGCATGCACATGGACGTCGTCCCGGCCAACCCCGACGAGTGG GATTTCGATCCCTTCTCACTAACCTTCGACAGCGAAGACAAGGACAAGCTTCGGGGCCGTGGGACGACCGACTGCCTTGGCCATGTGGCGCTGGTTGCTCAGCTCATGCGGCGACTTGGTGAGGTCAAGCCGGTGCTGAAGCATTCAGTCATAGCGGTGTTCATTGCCAACGAGGAAAACTCACTGATCACTGGCATTGGTGTTGATGGCCTTGTGAAGGATGGGTTGCTGGATAAGCTCAAGAATGGACCCTT GTTTTGGATAGATACAGCCGATAAGCAGCCTTGCATTGGCACAGGTGGAGCGATCACATGGCATCTGAAGGCAATTGGGAAGCTATTCCACAGTGGCCTCGCACATAAG GCAATAAATTCCATGGAGTTAAATATGGAAGCACTTAAAGAAATACAGACCATGTTCTACAATGATTTCCCTGCACACGAGAAAGAGAAGGTCTATAAGTTTGCTACCCCATCTACGATCAAACCGACAAAATGGAGTT ATCCTGGTGGGGGTCTGAATCAAATTCCTGGAGAATGTACAATTTCAGGGGATATAAG GTTGACTCCTTTCTATAG CACAAAATCTGTGATGAAGAAATTGCGAGAGTACGTAGATGATATAAATGAGAATCTTGAAACAAAGCTTCAACCTCGTGGTCCAGTGTCTAAATATGTTCTTCCTGATGAAAACCTGCGAGGAAG GCTTGAAATCACTATTGATGAAGATGTGATGAACGGGGTGGCTTGTAATCTTGAGTCCCGGGGCTTTCACGCATTATGCAAAGCAACTGAGGAAGTCGTAGGTCATGTGGAACCATATTCCATTACCGGGAGTTTGCCCCTGATTAGGGAATTACAG GATGAAGGATTTGATGTTCAGACAGCAGGATATG GTTTACTCAAGACATACCATGCAAAAAACGAGTACTGTCTATTTTCAGATATGGCCCAAGGCTTTCAAGTGTTTCTAAGCATCATTTCACAGTTGGAGGTAGAGGTTTGA
- the LOC102721241 gene encoding E3 ubiquitin-protein ligase Os04g0590900, which translates to MATRGSQPTWVPYEPTRDCSQGLCSMYCPQWCYFIFPPPPPAFDLDGSNSDDSSGPTFSPLVIAIIGVLASAFLLVSYYTIISKYCGTFSSLRNRILGSSHRRGGGGGGGADGGDNSRSQEPWNVSLSDGMDETLINKIMVCKYKRGDGFVDSTDCSVCLGEFRDGESLRLLPKCSHAFHVPCIDTWLKSHSNCPLCRCNIAFVTVGMVSPEPEAARAPREDRRENHHELVLTIDDPDHVHEEPQHMVTGNSGGNQEAKDGPGRPEDAHGIPEIREDGALMPLTRAPSSLSDTHREGRMSIADVLQASLEDELMVARESGLLAGSSGSSRRCHGEHSKDGGGRSGRALPDGANMKRLAPAGRSCFSSRSGRGKDSVLPM; encoded by the exons ATGG CAACTCGTGGGTCGCAGCCTACATGGGTGCCCTATGAGCCAACCAGGGACTGCTCCCAGGGCCTGTGCAGCATGTACTGCCCGCAGTGGTGCTACTTCATCttcccgcccccgccgccggccttcgACCTCGACGGCTCCAACTCCGACGACTCATCCGGCCCGACCTTCTCGCCCCTCGTCATCGCCATCATCGGGGTGCTGGCGAGCGCCTTCCTCCTCGTCAGCTACTACACCATCATATCCAAGTACTGCGGCACCTTCAGCTCCCTCCGGAACAGGATTCTGGGCTCCTctcaccgccgcggcggcggcggcggcggtggcgccgacgGCGGAGACAATTCAAGGAGCCAGGAGCCGTGGAACGTCTCGCTGTCAGACGGGATGGACGAGACCCTGATCAACAAGATCATGGTGTGCAAGTACAAGCGCGGCGACGGCTTCGTGGACAGCACGGACTGCTCCGTCTGCCTCGGCGAGTTCCGCGACGGCGAGAGCCTCCGGCTGCTGCCCAAGTGCAGCCACGCCTTCCACGTCCCGTGCATCGACACCTGGCTCAAGTCGCACTCCAACTGCCCGCTCTGCCGCTGCAACATCGCGTTCGTCACGGTGGGGATGGtctcgccggagccggaggcggCTCGCGCTCCACGAGAGGACAGGAGAGAGAACCACCACGAGCTGGTCCTGACAATTGACGACCCGGACCATGTGCACGAAGAGCCACAGCACATGGTGACCGGCAACAGCGGCGGCAACCAGGAGGCGAAGGATGGCCCGGGGAGGCCGGAGGACGCGCATGGCATACCCGAGATCAGAGAAGATGGCGCCTTGATGCCGCTCACGagggcgccgtcgtcgttgtcaGACACGCACCGTGAAGGCCGCATGTCCATCGCCGACGTCCTGCAGGCTAGCCTGGAAGACGAACTGATGGTGGCCAGGGAGAGCGGACTCCTGGCAGGCTCCTCGGGATCCTCGAGACGGTGTCACGGGGAGCACAgcaaggacggcggcggccgcagcgGCCGAGCATTGCCGGACGGTGCAAACATGAAGAGATTGGCACCAGCTGGGAGATCATGCTTCAGCAGCAGGAGTGGCAGAGGAAAGGACTCTGTTCTTCCAATGTGA
- the LOC102720954 gene encoding transcription factor bHLH96 — protein sequence MSTLVDALCAPSDTALIYDTFNASATASFLFDNAAAAFCDAGIIGGGAAPVLPADDAAGLGARTGAKEATSSAAQPRRKRRRRAKSCKSREETETQRMTHIAVERNRRRQMNEYLAILRSLMPEPYVQRGDQASIVGGAIEFVKELEQQLQSLEAQKRTLLPHHKSKCDDAMPTHNGGGSNAGGGCMESTTTSNCSSSVTEDAQHVDAPPFAQFFAYPQYVWCHSPRDSAGATAASSSSSSPTAGLQAEHRSGLADIEVSLVETHASIRVMSPRRPGQLLKMIAGLQALRLTVLHLNVTTLGSLVLYSLSVKVEEGCNLTTVDDIAAAVHHVLCIVDAEVASEQLLAAGQLAATATATAKREQAAYMY from the exons ATGAGCACACTAGTAGACGCGCTGTGCGCCCCCAGCGACACCGCGCTCATCTACGACACCTTCAACGCCTCCGCCACTGCGAGCTTCCTCTTCGACAATGCCGCCGCTGCATTCTGCGACGCTGGCAttatcggcggcggcgcggcgccggttCTGCCGGCCGACGAcgcggctgggctgggcgCGCGAACAGGGGCGAAGGAGGCGACGTCGTCGGCCGCCCAGCcgaggaggaagcggcggcgccgcgccaaGAGCTGCAAGTCGAGGGAGGAGACGGAGACCCAGCGGATGACGCACATCGCCGTGGAGCGCAACCGCCGGCGCCAGATGAACGAGTACCTCGCCATCCTCCGGTCGCTCATGCCGGAGCCATACGTCCAGAGG GGCGACCAAGCGTCGATCGTTGGGGGGGCAATAGAGTTCGTCAAGGAGCtcgagcagcagctgcagtcGCTGGAGGCGCAGAAGCGAACGCTGCTCCCTCACCACAAGTCGAAATGCGACGACGCGATGCCGACGCataacggcggcggcagcaacgccggcggcggctgcatgGAGTCCACGACTACGAGCaactgcagcagcagcgtcaCCGAGGACGCGCAGCACGTCGACGCGCCCCCGTTCGCGCAGTTCTTCGCGTACCCGCAGTACGTGTGGTGCCACTCGCCGCGCGactccgccggcgccaccgcggcgtcgtcctcgtctTCATCGCCGACCGCGGGGCTCCAGGCCGAGCACCGCTCCGGGCTGGCCGACATCGAGGTGAGCCTGGTCGAGACGCACGCCAGCATCCGTGTCatgtcgccgcggcggccggggcagCTGCTCAAGATGATCGCCGGCCTGCAGGCGCTCCGGCTCACCGTGCTGCACCTCAACGTCACCACGCTGGGCTCCCTGGTGCTCTACTCCCTCAGCGTCAAG GTGGAGGAAGGGTGCAATCTGACAACGGTAGACGACATCGCTGCGGCGGTGCACCACGTGCTCTGCATCGTCGACGCGGAGGTCGCCTCGGAGCAGCTCCTCGCGGCGGGGCAACtggccgcgacggcgacggcgacggcgaagagaGAACAGGCGGCGTACATGTACTGA